The Megachile rotundata isolate GNS110a chromosome 3, iyMegRotu1, whole genome shotgun sequence genome includes a window with the following:
- the LOC100880186 gene encoding uncharacterized protein LOC100880186 isoform X2 has product MAGGRGNNKQSGNLDRIHQWLYCHQLYTSVKLELPSSEIFKKHQRKEKNRIVTNSLRNLQDNILSIFTDSLYCDFNIIYGHNIIRTNQCIIKTRAPHFYKVLKPYFMHINNHIDCVLDKLEIFHHIEGFVRLLYSNSNLLNEEQLLVKHILSASKFVNSSSTNKISDDNKRYVDYTSANCPLTSIESARNVREYAPVDVSPTLSDMADSGLETGSVSPHENTTSENSSTDFEELQVTEYASTNDNTDKIRARRGNHKDHKVVIDNEHYNSTNYNSACHLKDLVESGLMECASNDHSATCSSVDAEQPQLDSSSSSTDNAQKPKTHTDEIFQYENQVLSDPFYESDCGSDENESFEFIDLGNASSVSTDVERASTKEDSVEKLQDGNLCQSNYSQSDTTQSGSIKHEVSHDVPKQKSSCNTSNYYFIDASTLNDEVEVPASNVVKNHCFDDKPQSYSPYTFKYLSSKSNDFAEEQCYKFTPLKATNLQSGHERVAEFQRELKLTEYLEPLTDTQKVRRTDSISEDKINSNTATNKESLAVEIKEADSGESAHPSPCPDNNTNINNDRHVTSRINNTSDSVTAYTKKETNDQTNDKDVDSTEDTRRPSLIRRNTFELDSNDEKLSVLRQEYERRQGNLVFQNAIPQYSGHRVDGDSCFNPPDEPPIPINPVLNKFTMDAQIPSDTPYHKIPYLSLDNAKYESNHTSSETDTFSQSNIYPVTKSASDEIVTDYHTELDNDSSNCSNSLPVTLSCILEKDSRTDTIKKTKCDETTPIISGGVSTSDYSKPTDSPTVRRKTESTPIVSGGSVIMNEPDLRIKPARMSSSMTAWVVDMSDCNKNDPKPSNAHGMSQSFSSSECVKKPARKISNHEKHGSLGFFVNLKDMDSKPATQQNHPTDKKEQNGCSKSYCEFYVDMSGANNSPKPKKEEVEEVKCEKPAEGNDKKNIFSMFIDLSDPPKNSENAAQPSHRRSFSAFSDKQIEIKSDDTNSGKNSITTREDQLSSEQKCVREKAKPSVFMYIESDSPVVRRRTLSTSRPAFKRHSWNVDKTQNVNNNGQIAKELMFRKEHKRAHSLSVDRGDLKKLQGKPNSSHSLSDTAKPESLTQKKFLQDGNGASNMDTSSEDCFEYDVRDTPPNSHVEIINEELRVSIKEHEYTELKTERIESLNIADVKYEDEYSETSAWEKTCTESTEGQTRKSETFDISSGSGPSPDSDNHDYELSELLNGEVPNMDRSQVVPAIGSKISETHKSLNETIKKIESELKNPDYVQTETTYDHNAASKKSDRVMSHSLKTTTSNFVRLSDLDKTPVVSHSTDILCVKEDRSTYRVRNNIPETSWIENKLLMSRTNGSVRPPPRKFTSIMSTSLPPKQKSPLEELTGEYDGEGIISESDLSSMQSSMGRSGAGSTEETETSSLAGSRPYNRLGEDLLRMFLEEINPDVTIDVGGRRIRAHKCILSSRCQYFAAILSGGWIESVGNVISLQGYSYDAVHFALCHIYSGESNIPDSISIVELATLADMLCLEGLKEIIGYTLKVKYCHLFHKPCQICAVGVLECMPLAAAYGLDEVYRKSLRWVTRHFVRIWPCKAFATLPKELMAKCYHQHIVHMSTDNVLQTMMDCDKLLATLPNVRWAEPVFRMVSNLLETSVKFLSDNFSGVLGNENFQSLGRELTWNISRLEDNFLAAAERLPPEQACKSYSKLHKMLASVQQDEAQEKIKWGPLFIDFLKKIQSRVEKCLVRDAARAARTTMWLKMDLELRRRIQELACLVILPRETIKRQPKHPNFVKEPRPTSSRSMTNRSLDLKRVKMVISEHNHKTLKQMAVVQQQQTKKVFNKPKSDPLERKMQTDKPTTSDTTRPKSWPNKLEVKSRYLEPRNKSVPKETTQPPQQEKVMVQQRRKIMISSSDSSRTSSPAMKRATDKKPLAKIKLPIKKDVKALSSDSLTESNASRTNNKKDSISKSCGITRPESPSFKQKNTEIGLSVDSLAESKNKPVVVKKKPNKMDTSMSTDSLMTEITTTPKSNTSNKLSPTLGKTTNKAQAFDKGAKKNSPPMQQRSPLTAARRPRRSLESSTAASRSRAAAISAYHLRRNLLDAAKTPDVPSKSLNNVSYKTANARPVTQSTVNHPSVTREKKESVLNQQGSESPSKRSSPKSSGTNKISKPAVVNKRVTANSKTSSDEKVKNKCHNGEVPKQPTVGSRSGTFLKDEPTILKKADIKSSQINT; this is encoded by the exons ATGGCTGGAGGCAGGGGCAACAACAAGCAAAGTGGAAATTTAGACAGAATACATCAATGGCTTTATTGCCATCAGCTTTATACTTCTGTCAAGCTTGAACTTCCTTCAagcgaaatatttaaaaaacatcAACGCAAAGAAAAGAATCGGATTGTTACAAACAGTCTTAGAAATCTACAAGATAACATTTTgag CATATTTACGGATTCTTTGTATTGTGATTTTAACATAATATATGGACATAATATCATACGAACAAACCAGTGTATTATTAAAACAAGAGCTCCACATTTTTACAAGGTTCTCAAGCCTTATTTTATGCACATTAACAATCATATTGATTGCGTCCTTGATAAACTGGAAATTTTTCATCATATAGAAGGCTTTGTGAG gCTTCTATATAGcaattcaaatttattgaatGAAGAACAATTATTGGTAAAACACATTCTGAGTGCTTCAAAGTTTGTGAATTCATCCTCTACTAACAAAATATCAGATGATAATAAAAG ATATGTGGATTATACATCAGCAAATTGTCCCTTAACAAGCATTGAAAGTGCAAGAAATGTAAGAGAATATGCTCCAGTGGATGTAAGTCCCACTTTGTCCGATATGGCTGATTCTGGTTTAGAAACTGGTTCTGTAAGTCCACATGAAAATACTACATCTGAGAATTCGAGCACCGACTTTGAAGAATTGCAAGTCACAGAGTATGCTTCAACAAATGACAATACAGACAAAATACGGGCTAGACGTGGAAACCATAAAGATCACAAAGTAGTTATAGACAATGAGCATTACAATTCAACTAATTATAACAGCGCATGTCATTTGAAGGACTTGGTAGAGTCAGGGTTGATGGAATGTGCTTCAAATGATCATAGCGCAACATGCTCTTCTGTCGATGCAGAACAGCCTCAATTAGACTCTTCTAGTTCATCCACAGACAACGCTCAAAAACCCAAAACTCATAcagatgaaatttttcaatatgaaAACCAAGTACTTAGCGATCCATTTTATGAATCAGACTGTGGCAGCGATGAAAACGAATCATTCGAATTTATTGATCTTGGTAATGCATCATCAGTAAGTACTGATGTAGAAAGAGCATCTACAAAGGAAGATTCGGTTGAAAAGTTACAAGATGGAAATTTGTGTCAATCTAATTATTCCCAATCTGACACTACACAGTCAGGAAGCATAAAACATGAAGTTTCTCATGATGTACCCAAACAAAAAAGTTCCTGTAACACAagcaattattatttcattgatgCATCAACGCTTAACGACGAAGTAGAGGTTCCAGCTTCAAACGTAGTTAAAAATCATTGTTTCGACGacaaaccacaatcatactctccctATACCTTCAAGTACCTTTCAAGTAAGTCCAACGACTTCGCTGAAGAACAATGTTACAAATTCACTCCGCTCAAAGCAACTAATTTACAAAGTGGACACGAAAGAGTGGCAGAATTCCAGAGAGAGTTGAAACTTACAGAGTACCTAGAACCGCTTACTGACACTCAGAAAGTAAGAAGAACTGATTCGATTTCCGAAGATAAGATAAATTCCAATACAGCAACAAACAAAGAATCATTAGCAGTAGAAATTAAGGAAGCAGACAGCGGTGAAAGTGCGCATCCTTCTCCCTGCCCCgacaataatacaaatataaacaaTGACAGGCACGTTACATCACGAATAAATAACACTAGTGACTCCGTCACCGCATACACTAAGAAAGAAACGAACGATCAAACTAACGATAAAGACGTCGACTCAACGGAAGATACCCGACGACCTTCTCTCATTAGAAGGAACACGTTCGAGCTGGACTCGAATGACGAGAAACTGTCGGTGTTACGACAGGAATACGAACGACGGCAGGGCAATCTCGTGTTCCAGAATGCTATACCTCAGTATTCGGGGCACCGGGTTGACGGCGATTCGTGTTTTAACCCTCCAGACGAACCTCCGATTCCGATCAACCCTGTACTGAACAAGTTCACCATGGATGCTCAAATACCAAGCGACACTCCATACCACAAGATACCGTACCTATCCCTGGACAACGCAAAATATGAAAGCAATCACACGTCGTCAGAAACCGATACTTTCTCGCAAAGTAACATTTATCCGGTAACAAAGAGCGCCAGCGACGAAATAGTCACGGATTACCATACGGAGTTGGACAACGATTCGAGCAACTGTAGCAACAGTTTGCCCGTTACCTTAAGCTGcatcttagagaaggatagtaGGACTGACACGATAAAGAAGACTAAGTGCGACGAGACTACGCCTATTATTTCCGGAGGTGTCAGCACATCGGACTATTCTAAGCCTACCGATAGTCCCACTGTGCGACGGAAAACGGAATCCACTCCTATCGTTTCTGGAGGTTCCGTTATCATGAACGAACCTGACCTTAGAATAAAACCTGCGAGAATGTCTTCTTCCATGACCGCGTGGGTGGTTGATATGAGCGACTGTAATAAAAACGACCCCAAGCCAAGCAACGCTCACGGAATGTCTCAGAGTTTCTCGAGTTCCGAATGCGTGAAGAAACCGGCGAGGAAGATCAGCAATCATGAAAAGCACGGGAGTCTAGGTTTCTTTGTCAATTTGAAGGACATGGACAGCAAGCCTGCCACGCAGCAGAATCACCCGACGGACAAAAAGGAACAGAATGGGTGCAGTAAATCGTACTGCGAATTCTACGTCGACATGTCCGGCGCGAACAATTCACCGAAGCCGAAGAAAGAGGAGGTGGAAGAAGTCAAATGCGAAAAACCTGCCGAGGGAAACGACAAAAAGAATATTTTCTCTATGTTCATCGATCTGAGCGATCCGCCAAAGAACAGTGAAAACGCTGCGCAGCCTTCGCACAGGAGGAGTTTCTCCGCGTTCTCCGACAAACAGATAGAAATAAAATCGGATGACACTAATTCCGGTAAAAATAGTATCACCACGAGGGAAGATCAATTGTCGAGCGAACAAAAGTGTGTCAGAGAGAAAGCTAAACCGAGTGTCTTTATGTACATAGAGTCTGATTCTCCAGTGGTGAGAAGAAGAACTCTGTCCACGTCTCGGCCGGCGTTCAAACGGCATTCTTGGAACGTGGACAAGACGCAGAATGTTAACAACAACGGGCAGATCGCGAAGGAACTGATGTTTAGGAAAGAGCACAAGCGTGCTCATAGTCTTTCCGTGGATCGAGGAGACTTGAAGAAATTACAAGGGAAGCCTAATTCCAGTCACTCGTTGAGCGACACAGCGAAGCCAGAGTCCCTTACGCAGAAGAAGTTCCTTCAGGACGGTAATGGCGCATCTAACATGGACACGTCTTCCGAAGATTGCTTTGAGTATGATGTCAGAgatacgcctccaaattcccacgttgaAATAATCAACGAAGAACTGAGAGTTAGTATAAAGGAACACGAGTACACCGAACTGAAAACTGAACGGATCGAGAGTCTTAACATCGCCGACGTTAAGTACGAGGACGAATATTCGGAGACTTCCGCATGGGAAAAGACTTGTACAGAAAGTACCGAAGGACAAACGCGGAAGAGTGAGACGTTTGACATCAGCAGCGGCAGTGGTCCATCCCCCGATAGCGATAATCATGATTACGAATTGTCTGAGTTGTTGAACGGAGAAGTGCCAAATATGGATCGATCTCAAGTAGTTCCTGCTATAGGTAGTAAAATATCGGAAACGCATAAATCTTTGAACGAGACGATTAAAAAGATCGAGAGCGAATTGAAGAATCCGGATTATGTTCAAACGGAAACAACGTACGACCACAATGCGGCGTCGAAGAAGAGCGACAGGGTTATGTCGCATAGTCTGAAAACAACAACCTCAAACTTTGTTCGATTGTCTGATTTAGATAAGACACCCGTAGTATCACATAGCACTGATATTTTGTGCGTGAAGGAAGATAGGAGCACCTATCGGGTGCGCAACAATATTCCGGAGACTTcttggattgaaaataaattgctaATGTCAAGGACTAATGGGTCAGTGAGACCACCTCCTAGAAAATTCACGTCAATCATGAGCACTTCGTTACCGCCTAAGCAAAAGTCTCCTCTTGAAGAGCTGACTGGAGAATATGATGGGGAAGGGATTATATCTGAGTCTGATTTAAGCAGTATGCAGAGCAGCATGGGTCGTTCTGGGGCTG GAAGCACAGAAGAGACTGAGACATCAAGTTTAGCAGGAAGTAGACCATACAACAGATTGGGAGAAGATTTACTAAGGATGTTTTTAGAGGAGATCAATCCAGATGTAACGATCGACGTAGGTGGTCGTCGCATAAGAGCTCATAAATGTATATTAAGTTCTCGTTGTCAGTACTTTGCGGCGATTCTTAGTGGTGGATGGATCGAGAGTGTGGGAAATGTTATTTCTCTACAAGGATACTCTTATGATGCGGTACATTTTGCATTGTGCCACATTTACAGCGGAGAAAGTAATATACCAGATTCTATAAGCATAGTTGAACTTGCAACGCTAGCTGATATGTTATGCTTGGAAGGTCTTAAAGAAATTATTGGGTATACGCTTAAAGTTAAATATTGCCACTTGTTTCACAAG CCTTGCCAAATATGCGCTGTTGGTGTATTAGAGTGTATGCCTCTGGCAGCAGCTTATGGCCTTGACGAAGTATATCGAAAATCTCTACGATGGGTTACGAGGCATTTTGTACGAATTTGGCCATGTAAAGCTTTCGCGACGCTTCCAAAAGAACTTATGGCAAAGTGTTATCATCAGCATATTGTACACATG TCTACTGATAATGTGCTCCAAACCATGATGGATTGTGATAAACTGTTGGCAACTCTACCAAACGTACGTTGGGCTGAACCTGTGTTCAGAATGGTATCGAATTTATTGGAAACATCGGTGAAATTCCTATCGGACAATTTCTCAGGAGTACTAGGAAatgaaaatttccaatctcttgGACGAGAATTAACGTGGAACATAAGCCGTTTAGAAGATAACTTCTTGGCGGCTGCTGAACGGTTACCGCCCGAACAAGCGTGCAAAAGTTATtcaaaattgcataaaatgtTAGCGTCGGTTCAACAGGACGAAGCCCAAGAAAAGATTAAATGGGGTCCACTGTTTATTGATTTCTTGAAGAAGATTCAGAGTCGAGTAGAGAAATGTTTGGTTAGAGACGCAGCACGCGCCGCGAGAACAACTATGTGGTTAAAAATGGACCTCGAACTTCGACGCAGGATACAGGAGTTGGCTTGCCTTGTAATTTTACCTCGAGAGACGATAAAACGTCAGCCGAAACATCCTAACTTTGTTAAA GAACCTAGACCAACATCAAGTCGTTCCATGACGAATCGAAGCTTAGATTTAAAACGCGTGAAAATGGTTATATCCGAGCATAATCATAAAACTTTGAAACAAATGGCAGTGGTTCAACAACAGCAAACGAAAAAAGTATTTAACAAGCCGAAGAGCGATCCACTTGAACGTAAAATGCAAACTGATAAACCTACCACTTCGGATACGACTCGACCAAAATCGTGGCCCAATAAATTAGAG GTGAAATCAAGGTACTTGGAACCTAGAAATAAATCTGTTCCTAAAGAGACCACGCAACCGCCGCAACAAGAGAAGGTAATGGTACAACAACGACGGAAAATAATGATTTCGTCTTCAGATTCATCTCGAACGTCTAGTCCGGCAATGAAACGTGCTACCGATAAGAAACCACTGGCCAAGATAAAGTTGCCTATTAAAAAGGACGTGAAAGCTCTTTCTTCGGATAGTTTAACCGAATCGAACGCTAGTAgaacaaataacaaaaaagaTTCAATCAGTAAGAGTTGTGGCATTACACGTCCAGAATCGCCGTCATTCAAacaaaaaaatacagaaataggTTTATCCGTAGATTCGTTAGCAGAGTCGAAGAACAAGCCCGTAGTCGTTAAAAAGAAGCCGAACAAGATGGATACTTCGATGTCCACTGATAGTCTGATGACTGAGATAACAACAACGCCCAAATCAAACACGTCAAACAAAC